From Papaver somniferum cultivar HN1 unplaced genomic scaffold, ASM357369v1 unplaced-scaffold_29, whole genome shotgun sequence, a single genomic window includes:
- the LOC113341417 gene encoding agamous-like MADS-box protein AGL23, with amino-acid sequence MVAFSKRRGGIQRKATKLCKLFADIIVCIIVFSPAGKAFTFTNSPMGVCYMVQRFLGEQRKDNKQENKNVHSHKGKNSTYDHQCRDKAGVGSDNDSFWWENIDMEELDSVEKLKDVRESLEKLKQNLSARKEKVITSSTSPSSSPSSTIEDSIVVEDSDDEDCKIVEVAEISITEKHEARKTIGEDHSDLDLSLGWQLKETMSLLEKVEEQLPFLKRDIGHHMVEQCQIDPLTKLTL; translated from the coding sequence ATGGTAGCTTTTTCGAAAAGAAGAGGCGGTATCCAAAGGAAAGCAACTAAACTTTGCAAGTTATTTGCGGACATTATTGTCTGCATAATCGTATTCTCTCCTGCTGGAAAGGCTTTCACCTTTACTAATTCTCCTATGGGTGTTTGTTATATGGTTCAACGGTTCCTCGgagaacaaagaaaagataacaaacaagaaaacaagaatgTCCACAGCCACAAAGGTAAGAATTCAACTTATGATCATCAATGCAGGGACAAGGCTGGTGTTGGGAGTGATAATGATagcttttggtgggaaaacataGACATGGAAGAACTGGATTCTGTGGAAAAGTTAAAGGATGTGAGGGAATCATTggaaaaattgaaacaaaatttgtCTGCAAGAAAAGAGAAAGTCATTACATCGTCTACGTCGCCGTCGTCATCGCCGTCTTCCACTATTGAAGACTCGATCGTAGTTGAAGACTCGGACGACGAAGACTGCAAAATTGTGGAAGTTGCCGAGATAAGCATTACTGAAAAGCATGAGGCAAGGAAGACTATTGGGGAAGATCATTCTGATCTTGATCTCAGTCTTGGGTGGCAGCTTAAGGAAACTATGTCATTGTTGGAGAAGGTTGAGGAGCAGCTCCCTTTCCTGAAAAGGGATATTGGTCATCATATGGTCGAACAATGTCAAATTGACCCCCTCacaaaattgacattgtaa
- the LOC113341472 gene encoding vacuolar iron transporter homolog 1-like, translated as MAANQTYQPSTPLAVARPNISTIDIERPKTIEELNQEQEDQFDYSQRAQWLRAAVLGANDGLVSTASLMMGVGAVKEDVKFMILTGFAGLIAGACSMAIGEFVSVYSQLDIEVAQLKRDNLARKSEEENIDDGEKEKLPNPFQAAGASAIAFSIGAIVPIFAAAFIKDHKVRLGVVVVATSLALLVFGMLGAVLGKSPLLKSSLRVLVGGLIAMAITFGLTKLVGLSGI; from the coding sequence ATGGCTGCTAATCAAACTTATCAACCATCAACTCCTCTAGCAGTTGCTAGGCCGAACATATCCACTATCGATATCGAACGACCAAAAACTATCGAAGAACTCAACCAGGAACAAGAGGACCAGTTTGACTACTCTCAAAGGGCACAGTGGCTGAGAGCTGCTGTCCTTGGAGCCAATGATGGATTAGTTTCAACAGCTTCATTGATGATGGGAGTAGGAGCTGTCAAAGAAGATGTGAAGTTTATGATTCTTACTGGTTTTGCCGGTTTGATAGCCGGGGCTTGTAGTATGGCTATAGGAGAATTCGTTTCAGTCTATTCACAACTCGACATAGAGGTAGCGCAACTAAAGCGCGATAATCTTGCAAGAAAAAGCGAGGAAGAGAATATTGATGATGGCGAGAAGGAAAAGTTGCCAAACCCATTTCAAGCAGCTGGGGCATCAGCAATTGCATTTTCCATCGGTGCTATTGTACCAATATTTGCAGCGGCGTTCATAAAAGATCATAAGGTGAGGTTGGGAGTGGTAGTAGTAGCGACGAGTTTGGCCTTGTTGGTGTTCGGAATGTTAGGGGCTGTCTTAGGAAAATCACCTTTGTTGAAATCTTCCTTGAGGGTTTTGGTTGGGGGATTGATTGCCATGGCTATAACATTTGGATTGACAAAGTTGGTTGGATTAAGTGGAATTTAA